The Streptococcus sp. oral taxon 431 nucleotide sequence CAAGTGGATCAGGATCTCTTTTTGACAGACTTAGGGAGCTGGGGCTTGCAACTGTCTTATCTTATTAGTAGCCTTATCATTTCATTTGTTATGCAAGCCTTTATGCTTATTGTTATGAGCCTTTATTTTCAAGAAATTCCAGCTATGAGTAAGCTATTTGAAATAAGTTTAATCATGCTGCTAAGTAGTCTCCTTTCAACATTGGTAAATGTACTCTTGATTTATCATTTCCAGTCAGTAGATAGTCTGGGTAAATTGGCTACCATTGTAGGTACAGCTTCAGGATTTTTAGTAGGAACTTATGTACCAATGGGAATTCTTCCTAACTTCGCTCAAGTTCTCATGAAGTGCACACCGGCTACCTATCTTGCTTCTCTCTATAGACAGGTCTTAATGAAGGAGCAATTAGAAACTACATTTATGGGGAATAGTAGCTTATTAGAAGAGTTTCAAGAAAAATTAGGAATCCGGCTTAACTGGCAGAACCTTTTAACAAAGGAAGAAACATACTTAATAGTGGTGAGTATCTGCCTCCTAACTTTTCTGCTTTGGCTGGTAGTAGTTAAAATCTCTAGCAAAAAAATAAAAATTATAGGTTAAGTTAACTTTAAGTTTACTCATGTATTATGTAATCATTAAGTAAAGACCTCCTAACTTTATTTAATAGAAATCCTAAACTTTTCTTTTTCATAATAATCTCCCTAAAGAAGCCACCAAATCAGGTGGCTTTTTTGTTTGTAGGCTGGATTTTTGCTATAATAGGTGCATGAGTAGAATTTTAGATAATGAAATCATGGGCGATGAGGAGTTGGTAGA carries:
- a CDS encoding ABC transporter permease; the protein is MLALLKRDFLLYFRNRSGVFFSLLGALISFLLYIIFLQKNLMDAWSQLPDNKSLLNNWLMGGTLAVTGITTSFTALTQMVQDRENQVDQDLFLTDLGSWGLQLSYLISSLIISFVMQAFMLIVMSLYFQEIPAMSKLFEISLIMLLSSLLSTLVNVLLIYHFQSVDSLGKLATIVGTASGFLVGTYVPMGILPNFAQVLMKCTPATYLASLYRQVLMKEQLETTFMGNSSLLEEFQEKLGIRLNWQNLLTKEETYLIVVSICLLTFLLWLVVVKISSKKIKIIG